The sequence ataagaAGGAATACAAAGAAAGGGCATCAAACAACCCTATCAAGATCAACTAAGAGATCTAACTATCGAGACAAATCCAAAGATAATTGACCTTTATCCACAATATTCTAGTTATGCATGTGATCAGAAGCCCATTTGGCCAGACAATCCACAACTCCATTCCACTCTCGAGGAATATGAATAAAAGAAACCGAATCCAAAGAAGCACACAAATCATGAATTTGGTTAACAACCAAAGATAAACACCAACTAACATTCTCTAAATATTGTCGAGACCACAAGTGCACCACCAcctgtgaatctgattcacaaatgaCCCTACCCCAGCCAAGAGCACAAGCATGCTCCATAGCATATAAAATAGTGAGATCCTCCACCAAATTATTAGTATGATGACCtttataaacattaaaaagaaaCTGAATAGTACCCAAGCTATCTCTACCAACTCCACCAATTCCAGCAGGACCGGGATTTCCCCGTGAAGACTTGTCCATGTTGATTTTCAAAACACCTTGCAGAGGATGACTCCACCTCCCCACCCTATTGATCTTCCGAAGAGTGTGTCTACATCTTTATCTCATAATCTGGCTTTTCAGAGGAGGAAGATGGAGACGGTAATAGAAACTAACCTTGCTCGGATCCATATCCTCTATCAAGTGACATTTTGCTAAAACGATTTCTCCCAAGGAGTCAAGAATTTTCCACCACAATTGGTGAACTCCCAACAACACATCTTGAAATATCTGGCGATTCCTCTCCAACCACATATGCTAGATAATAAAGGAGGGGCCAAGAGTCtaagcaacttgaagaaaagaagttTTGACAGGGGCCTTGCCCCATCAAACAAAATACTCAGCCAAAGAAGAAACATGCCAACAAGTTTGATTCCACACATCCCACCAAAGGTGCCAAATATGTCGTGTAAAGGAGCATTGGAAAAAGCGATGAGGGACACTCTCTTCACAATTACGACACAAAACACACATTGAGGGCCCCTAAAAGCAACATTTGcataaattatcccaagtaagacaccaGTTGTGGACTACCAACCATCTTGGGCCATGAGAACTTGTACCAAACTTCCTTCCACCAAGGAACCTGAATATTCCCAAAAGTCTATCCCACTATCTCAACATaaccaacaaaaacaaaaaacttacCAGATAAATCACTGCTAGCCCAAGCCAAAACATCATTCCCAACCAAGGTAGGACAATCACGAGATGCCAGAATCTATGCTAGCTCTTTCCTATCTACCTCTAAACATCTGGAGGCCATTTAGAaggaagtttcaagagaaaatgaacTGTCGAACCACAATTGTGGGCAATCTTATAATGCTAAACAGTACCCTAGCCAGGAGTAGTAAAAGTATCACAAAGGGGCTAGAGGTGAGGATGAGTAGAAAGGATAGTTCAGGATAACCATCCCAAAAGTCCAGCCAAAAGAAAGCTTGAGATCTCGAATGAAAAATCCAAAAGAGACCATTCTTAACCAACTAAGCCCCCAATTTTAATGTATTCCAGATCATAGAACCTCTTCCCACCAAAGGAAAGTGGGGTACATCAAACACATTAACATTTTGAAGATACTTATGGGTGAGAATATGGGCCCAAAGTTGATTCTATCTAGAACACCAACGTTAATACAACTTAGCAGAAATAACTTGCCCATTCAAAATAGCACAACGTAAGCCAAGGTTTCCCTCATTATTAGGTCTGCACACCATTTCCCACTTAACCAGACTCCATTTAGCATTTGATAAATTACCACTCCAAATAAATTGTCTAGAAAGGGCATCAAATTCCTGAAGGAAATACATAAGATCAATCTAAACAAAAAATTTGTAGATAGGAAGAGCTCAAATGATAGACTTTAAAAGAGTCAATCTAGCAGTAATAGATAACCAATAGTGAGTCCATTGATTAACCTTTTGACATAAATTGTCAAGCAAAATCTGCCAAGAGGATCTGGGCTGACGACCAACAGTAAGAGAAATgcccaaataaacaaaaggaagaGACCCAATCTAAAACTGCAAAACATCAACAATACACCTTTGAATGGCCTGAGgaatattaaagaagaaaatagaagacttATTCTCATTGACTTTTTGACCAGAAGCGACAAGATAAATATCCAAAGCTTGCCTAAAAGATTCAGCCTCTCGAAGATGAGCTAAGCCCATAAGAGCAGTGTCATCCAAAAATTGAAGGTGTGAGAGCTATGGAAAACCATTGCCCCATTTCCATGCATGAAATAAGCCCTAGGAAGCTCAATACTTAAGAAAATGACCTAGACCTTCAACCATAATAATAAACAGGTAaggggaaagaggatccccttggtGAAGGTCTCTGGAAGCACCAAAAGGCTCTAAAGGTTCTCCATTCACTATAaatgagaaagatgaagaagaaactcAACTCATAGACGAGTTCACGCATTGCGGACTAAAAACAAAGGCTAAAAGTATTTTCTGAAGAAACTCCATTTGACTCtgtcataagccttagccatgtcCAATTTGATAAACATATATCTCTCCTTAGAAGCTTCCATCGAGTGAATAACCTCAAAAGCCACCACCACCCCTTCCAGAATTTGTTTACCAcccacaaaacccccttgttcctcAAAGATCACAATAGGAAGAAAAGATTTGAGCCTCTCTACAATAAATTTAGTAATAATGTTAAAAACCACATTACAAAGACCTATAGGGCGAAAAAATTCAATCTTATCAGCCCCTTCCTTTTTGGGAATGAGaaccaagaaggtagaattcaagGATCGAAGAATCTTCTTACTACTCAGAAATACACGAACAACCTCCAATAGATCCAGcttaataatatcccaaaattattgaaaaaaatcaATAGGAAAACCATCCGGGCCTAGAGCTTTACCTTTGTTCATCCCAAACACAACCTCTTCTAGCTCGGCCAACAAAATTGGATGGAGGAGAGAAGCATCCATCGCATTGGTGACCAGAGAAGGAATGCAAGAAAGGATCAAACTCTCCTCCTCAGTAGTAGGAGGGGAATCTTCAGCAAAAAGTGATGAGTAAAACTAACGAGCCTTGTGAGACATAGCCGAAAGAGAAGAAAGTTGAATCCCTTCTGAAGCAACCAAGGAGGAAATATACCCCTTATTGCGATGAGCCTAAacaaaatgatgaaagaaagtagtATTCCTATCCCCTTTCTGAAGCCAATCAATCCCAGCCTTCAGTTTTCAATAAATCTCCTCACAAAGCTCTCACTCCTGCACATTACAAACAACTTGGGATTCATCTTTTCCAAGAGCATTGGTGAAACCATTATCCTATATTTGACAAGTAATCACATCAAGATGTTTAAGAGAAGTTTTCTTCCTTGACTTAAGGTTACCAAAACATAAAGTATTCCATCTCTTAAGGGGATATTTGACATATTGAATTTTCTTAACAAACAAATGCATAGTCGTGCCATAAGCAGGGCCACCCTCTCTCCACTACTTAGCTATTAAGTCATGAAGCAAAGAGTCCCAAAGCCACATAAGCTGAAACTTGAAAGGAGGATTCTTAGGAACAGCAAGAGTAGAGGCACAAAATTTAATTCGCCAGTGATAAGACCCTCTCTAATCAATAATTTTGGAACTAGTAACCAAACCACTGCCCACACAAAAATAGGAAACCATAAACCTATCCAACTATTCAGAGATCGCTTCCTCTCCACTTCGTCTATTATTCCAAGCAAAGGTCCCATTACAAGGCTTAACATCCACTAGAGCAAGATAATCCACCTAAGCCCAAAAAAGATCTGACGCTAGACCAAACCTAGGCAACCCCCCTCTTTTCTCCTTCAAACTCAACACAGAATTAAAATCACCACCTAAGATCCAGGGAAGATAAGGAGtgcatacacctaaaaatggtctgaagataattaattaaataagcaaattttttaattaatactcctacctaatttaattgaattcactcaacaaattgattaaatttcccctttcatctacttattaataaatctaaggatttacttaataggttcatttcaaccctttgattaattaattacctccaccaaaatcatttcttctaaatcccctaattaattaaaacaaatcaaattcatgagttgttgagattaattagccttttcccattatttgaatttttaaattcaaattctcctaacctaaccattcctaaacctaacccattctacctacccacatgtcccctttcatccaacctcttctagaagctttgtgacacttgtcactaagtgtcccctttcatccaaacccttctagaagcctcttgacacttttcaccatagagatgacaaatgttccctttagtccaacccctttgccaacttcctccaatttaaccattgatatcttcatatcaatcttgaccgttgattcctaccacctcacccctagccttgggaaatcctataaatagacctcattttggagcacaaaggctcccaatttcatctcatcttatgcattattactataggcatctagcttctagtttctcatttcaagcattattatcatgatcaattttagcttaaatctagcttatttctagcttaattgcatcttcattctagcttattttataGAATAAtgatgaaatcatgtagcttaatcatgctatcattgctagatcatgaatcttaatcatttaaatcctccatctaagtgtagtcaagtcactggaatttacataataagatctgagagcaaaattcatactcgcatttactaggagctGACAGATCGCTTAGTTATGGCTTtatatttctttgatttaaattcattaagcaTGCtcgtaatgatctattgagtgttttgtgtttgcaagtacaggtacacttcatagagcacgacattttggtgcccacgaGCAGCtggaatcatcatttttggcctcttaatcttcagaAAACTTCATCTTTGTTTAGCTCTATTTCAAAAATTTGTACGAGTGGCTTTTTCAGCTCATACAAACTTCCTTTCAGCCCGAGACAACAGGCCATCCTAACTCGTATCAGGTGATTCTTCTATCGTACGACATATTTTACTCATTGTAAGATAGTTGATTCTATGTCGTACGATACCATTAATCATGTCGTACTAAATTTAAATCTTTGTCGTACgagtctatttcttgcaaattATTTACTCATACTACCataatcctgtgtcgtacgagttggTTTTGGCTTGTGTCAGAGATCTAAATATTTGTTGTTTTATCTGATAAATCATGTCGTATGAGTTTCTGCATCTGTGATTTTTTGATAAATTGCAtgttagggttttttgattttaatcaaaacttcactaatgctaaccctaactggtttgtgagatttttggcaacctaactcttttctgcaggacgaTTTAAGaggatacgcttgtcaaagacataattcaaaacacaaatgactactaatggatctattttgtaggttgcctatgaattcaactaaactttgtgtattcattaaaattttctaggcacacttcaattttgctaaaagaaatgaactatcatgtatttcatgtatttgatgataggcgagtatgctctcacctttcttaggtgatcagaaagctagactcgtcTTTTGCTTTCATTGGTGCAT is a genomic window of Cryptomeria japonica chromosome 7, Sugi_1.0, whole genome shotgun sequence containing:
- the LOC131856963 gene encoding uncharacterized protein LOC131856963, coding for MDKSSRGNPGPAGIGGVGRDSLGTIQFLFNVYKGHHTNNLVEDLTILYAMEHACALGWGRVICESDSQVVVHLWSRQYLENVSWCLSLVVNQIHDLCASLDSVSFIHIPREWNGVVDCLAKWASDHMHN